One genomic window of Elaeis guineensis isolate ETL-2024a chromosome 2, EG11, whole genome shotgun sequence includes the following:
- the LOC105053638 gene encoding uncharacterized protein isoform X2, protein MALKGKGKQVAGKALDATAASSSSGKRKKPAAEEEASGGRRKKKRPGVLQFFDDAAVDADSDDEDEDLDLGEEDADLVTDFMDASKSGNEDIRPVGKSHPVPFFLKEEELSGDELEALIKDRYGHGSEFVVYNEDSKERDDRISEVDSLKDPTVWRVKCMGGRERQIAFCFMQKYIDLNNYGSKMQIISAFALDHVKGYVFIEADKECDIIEACKGFYSVYSSKINRVPGSEVPQLFSSRSKSCEVSEGSWVRMKSGKYKGDLAQVVAVDDGQKKVMVKLIPRVDLQAISKKFGGGISLKQAAVPAPRLISSHELEMFRPHIEVRRDRQTGEIFDILDGLMLKDGFLYKRVSIGSVICWAVQPSDMELLKFSNVSKVGDEDLTWVSSVYRGRNKMRLSEAADQKVLAKKGNGFNLHDFVLFGHKAFGVIIAVEKDGFRILKGGMEGPEVVTVKVQDIKSACVDKMFTASDRYMKTISINDTVKVLEGPLQDRQGIVRHMYKGTLFIYDENETENSGFFCAKSASCENLKELKGEKSSHSFFQPPMRSSEEQDRSHGFNWHRQSDRDQIFSIGQTLRIRKGPLKGYLCRVVGVYRSDVTVKLDSLVKVITVEAEYLSVPNVKRDDSAATTSNTFGTQEGLSIGQHVDNGQWDASVPSFGRGSWQAFPGSNSSDVDNNDHKSDEGHDADPWGSKVLSGARADAWHSSKAMDGWGKAAGSSGEQDSQWNMTAAGDKVTDQARNCIEDADGWNGKALAKTSTEIDESKKPKPQSSDAGGWGRGDFGSGNNLDPTENVSGNWDKQRDDDLGDSRKNSDGVSGWDRAATSKDKGKDLSWDQSNNWTHPEVVSIDKASCWDVKGKGIISNEDDSWGKAARFREKNTNEDWGKFSVGSSQIKEKDTARSDGGEQADRWDAAASNCTQSSVQHGGQSRSWDKARDLHVGRLDNWGKSEDKSKAETRDQNKSGFSNQTQNARWEEPKSFGGDKPGGQTSSWDKAKDPHGGQSDNWGEVNETSRAEPGGWSKAGFSSQGENVRRDEPQNARWDGSTSFGRDNASNCGKVVDGSDQMDNWKKPRNFEGGHGFGQGRGRGWNAGESGKRDRDGSWNSDGSQKSSWGKGWDRNNEAGGDGGQENNWNQQTGSDGGRGSRWGGGRGRYGARGRGEDDNWSGPGARGGWGSARGGGRGRNGGGRGEDDNWSGPGARGGWGSARGGGRGRNGGGDNASSFDGTRSFGRGRGRGRGCGWVQSSNLKDDQEHCWDGTFQKTPSSWADKKTPGWGKSKGSSEIEESAENIDQQGGWNGRKSFDAGCSSGWGGQSSDWKKDEAANNCSPNSLNWNKEASLKEASGGGDNWNMSNLSGGNQSSGWDKWSSGNEQVGKAGAGSAKGWNSSRPSDKKQYCGWVDKTLAGNEEACQKTVGGQEYEADPCGSKVAYGARDDAWNSSKAADNWGKAADLHMEQITPLRKATVGEKAIDEGRDGDCSKDTDGWNRTSFKSSPGIDGCEKAKELPSMDAGGSWDKAESNKDKGKGVSWDNPSSWACPEVVSNDKANVWDIKGKGVVRNEEDVWGKSSKSQENKNESKDWGSNSSQNREEDYKFIGGSKANNWDAAASHWTQSAAHGGQSTSWDKANDPHSGQSDNWGKAREKNEAEAGGWSKTGFSSQIQNARWDQTKSFGGDNASNWSKGIDNEDAFRNGRSDNWNKPRNFEGGRGFGRGRGGGRNAGGSGNRDQDGNWNKPMEREGGPRSGWGRGRDGNNEAGGGRGQDSNWNRQRDFGGGTGSSWERGSGHSGARGGRGQGDKWNGPEKERGLGSSRGGGWGRNGETGDERNESDGRQSYGRGRGWIRSSNGKEEQENFGDGTFPKASTFNWANDQSLGWGKLDKGKSFHAGGSSSWSTQSADWSKDGASNKWNSPDSSWNPGASVKKAAGGGGNWNATDPGRSHSSGWDKCSSGNEQAGKAGVAAEGGWNSSKPSGKEHSFGWDDKILAGDEAGKKTVGGNNGGNNWNTTKSAGGGQSSAWDKSSSGNEEAVAAEISSKAKEDEGSGRQGSSWEKAAAGRAKSKDGSAGRGGW, encoded by the exons ATGGCTTTGAAGGGAAAGGGGAAGCAGGTGGCCGGAAAAGCGCTGGACGCCACTGCTGCCTCCTCTTCCTCCGGGAAGAGGAAGAAGCCGGCAGCCGAGGAGGAGGCCTCCGGCGGCCGACGCAAGAAGAAGCGTCCGGGAGTCCTCCAGTTCTTCGACGACGCCGCCGTGGACGCCGACTCTGACGATGAGGACGAGGATCTTGATCTGGGGGAGGAAGACGCTGACTTGG taacAGATTTCATGGATGCAAGCAAATCAGGAAATGAAGATATCAGGCCAGTTGGGAAGTCCCATCCTGTTCCATTTTTCTTAAAGGAAGAAGAGTTGAGTGGTGATGAACTAGAAGCACTAATTAAAGACCGGTATGGCCATGGTTCAGAGTTTGTTGTGTATAATGAAGATTCTAAAGAACGTGATGACAGAATATCAGAGGTGGATTCACTGAAGGATCCCACAGTTTGGAGGGTCAAATGTATG GGTGGACGAGAGCGACAGATAGCCTTCTGCTTCATGCAGAAATACATTGATCTTAACAACTATGGAAGCAAAATGCAGATAATTTCTGCATTTGCGCTCGATCATGTCAAGGGTTATGTTTTTATTGAAGCTGACAAAGAATGTGACATTATAGAG GCATGCAAGGGATTTTATAGTGTATATTCAAGTAAAATCAATCGTGTCCCTGGAAGTGAAGTTCCTCAGTTGTTCTCTAGTCGTAGTAAATCATGTGAAGTATCAGAAGGTTCATGGGTACGCATGAAGAGTGGGAAATACAAAGGTGACCTGGCACAG GTTGTGGCTGTTGATGATGGACAGAAAAAGGTGATGGTAAAGTTGATTCCTAGAGTTGATCTTCAAGCTATTTCTAAGAAATTT GGTGGTGGGATATCTTTGAAGCAGGCTGCAGTACCGGCCCCACGCTTGATTAGCTCTCATGAActaga AATGTTTAGGCCCCATATTGAAGTCAGGCGTGATCGTCAGACTGGAGAGATTTTTGACATACTTGATGGTTTGATGCTGAAGGATGGTTTTTTGTACAAAAGGGTGTCCATTGGATCAGTAATCTGCTGGGCAGTACAGCCATCAGATATGGAACTTCTGAAGTTCTCCAATGTCAGTAAGGTTGGGGATGAGGACTTAACTTGGGTCTCAAGTGTATATCGTGGGCGTAACAAAATGCGGTTGTCTGAAGCAGCAGATCAGAAAGTATTAGCTAAGAAAGGGAATGGTTTCAATCTCCACGATTTTGTGTTGTTTGG ACACAAGGCTTTTGGTGTTATCATTGCTGTGGAGAAAGATGGCTTCCGG ATATTGAAAGGAGGCATGGAAGGACCGGAAGTAGTGACAGTTAAGGTTCAGGACATAAAGAGTGCTTGTGTTGATAAGATGTTCACAGCTTCTGATCGGTATATGAAAACCATATCCATTAATGACACTGTCAAGGTTTTAGAAGGGCCATTGCAG GATAGACAAGGAATTGTGAGACATATGTACAAGGGCACACTcttcatttatgatgaaaatgaaaCAGAGAATAGTGGGTTCTTTTGTGCCAAGTCTGCATCATGTGAGAACTTGAAGGAATTGAAG GGTGAGAAATCAAGTCATTCATTCTTCCAACCACCTATGAGATCTTCTGAGGAGCAGGATAGAAGTCATGGTT TTAACTGGCATCGCCAAAGTGACAGAGATCAAATCTTCTCTATTGGCCAGACCTTGAGAATTCGAAAAGGTCCTTTGAAGGGGTATCTTTGCCGTGTTGTGGGTGTATACCGCTCGGATGTCACTGTTAAGCTGGATTCTCTGGTCAAGGTCATCACAG TTGAGGCTGAGTATCTCTCCGTTCCAAATGTGAAGAG GGATGACTCAGCTGCCACAACATCCAATACTTTTGGAACCCAAGAAGGGTTGTCTATAG GACAACATGTGGATAATGGTCAATGGGATGCTAGCGTACCATCATTTGGCAG GGGTTCTTGGCAAGCCTTTCCTGGCAGCAATTCTTCAGATGTAGACAATAATGACCATAAATCAG ATGAAGGACATGATGCTGATCCTTGGGGTAGCAAGGTTTTATCTGGCGCTAGAGCTGATGCATGGCATTCTAGTAAAGCAATGGATGGCTGGGGTAAAGCAGCTGGTTCTAGTGGAGAGCAGGACTCACAATGGAATATGACAGCAGCTGGTGACAAAGTTACTGATCAAGCTAGAAATTGTATAGAAGATGCAGATGGTTGGAATGGCAAGGCTTTGGCTAAAACCAGTACTGAAATTGATGAATCGAAGAAACCAAAACCTCAAAGCAGTGATGCTGGGGGTTGGGGAAGAGGCGACTTTGGAAGTGGGAATAATCTGGATCCCACTGAGAATGTTTCAGGGAACTGGGATAAGCAAAGAGATGATGATCTAGGTGATTCTCGGAAAAATTCTGATGGTGTTAGTGGCTGGGACAGAGCAGCAACCAGCAAGGACAAAGGAAAAGACTTAAGTTGGGATCAGTCAAATAACTGGACGCACCCTGAAGTTGTTAGTATTGACAAAGCAAGTTGTTGGGATGTTAAAGGCAAAGGAATAATTAGTAATGAGGATGATTCTTGGGGCAAAGCTGCAAGGTTTCGAGAGAAAAATACTAATGAAGATTGGGGTAAATTTTCTGTTGGTTCAAgccaaattaaagaaaaagataccGCTAGGTCTGATGGGGGAGAACAAGCTGATCGCTGGGATGCTGCTGCTTCAAATTGTACCCAGTCATCTGTGCAACATGGAGGTCAAAGTAGGAGCTGGGATAAAGCAAGAGATCTTCATGTTGGTCGACTGGATAATTGGGGCAAGTCAGAAGATAAAAGTAAGGCTGAAACTAGAGACCAGAACAAATCTGGATTCTCTAACCAAACTCAAAATGCCAGATGGGAAGAACCAAAATCTTTTGGCGGAGATAAACCTGGAGGTCAAACTAGCAGTTGGGACAAAGCAAAAGATCCACATGGTGGTCAATCTGATAACTGGGGAGAGGTGAATGAGACAAGCAGAGCTGAACCTGGAGGCTGGAGCAAAGCTGGATTTTCTAGCCAGGGTGAGAATGTCAGACGGGATGAACCTCAGAATGCCAGATGGGATGGATCAACATCTTTTGGTAGAGATAATGCCTCCAACTGTGGGAAAGTGGTAGATGGAAGTGATCAGATGGACAACTGGAAGAAACCAAGAAATTTTGAAGGGGGGCATGGATTTGGTCAGGGAAGAGGCAGGGGTTGGAATGCGGGGGAAAGTGGAAAAAGAGATCGAGATGGCAGCTGGAATTCTGATGGTAGTCAGAAGTCAAGttggggaaaagggtgggatagaaatAATGAAGCTGGTGGAGATGGAGGTCAAGAAAATAACTGGAACCAACAAACAGGCTCTGATGGTGGCAGGGGATCCAGATGGGGAGGTGGAAGAGGTCGTTATGGAGCAAGAGGTAGAGGTGAAGATGATAATTGGAGTGGGCCTGGGGCTCGTGGGGGATGGGGATCTGCAAGGGGAGGTGGTAGGGGTCGAAATGGAGGAGGTAGAGGTGAAGATGATAATTGGAGTGGGCCTGGGGCCCGTGGGGGATGGGGATCTGCAAGGGGAGGTGGTAGGGGTCGAAATGGAGGAGGTGACAATGCAAGTAGTTTCGATGGCACACGGTCATTTGGTcgtggtcgaggtcgtggtcGTGGTTGTGGTTGGGTTCAGTCTTCTAACCTCAAGGATGACCAAGAACATTGTTGGGATGGAACCTTCCAAAAAACTCCATCTAGCTGGGCTGACAAGAAAACTCCTGGATGGGGCAAGTCCAAAGGCTCTAGTGAAATTGAAGAATCAGCAGAAAATATTGATCAGCAAGGTGGCTGGAATGGAAGAAAATCTTTTGATGCAGGCTGCTCATCTGGCTGGGGTGGACAGTCTTCTGACTGGAAGAAGGATGAAGCAGCCAACAATTGCAGTCCCAACTCCTTGAATTGGAACAAGGAAGCATCTTTGAAAGAGGCATCTGGAGGTGGAGATAACTGGAATATGTCCAATCTTTCTGGTGGAAATCAGTCCTCTGGTTGGGATAAGTGGTCATCTGGCAATGAACAAGTCGGTAAAGCTGGAGCAGGTTCTGCGAAGGGTTGGAACAGTTCAAGACCTTCAGATAAGAAACAATATTGTGGGTGGGTTGACAAGACATTAGCTGGAAATGAAGAAGCATGTCAAAAGACAGTTGGAG GTCAAGAATATGAAGCTGATCCTTGTGGTAGCAAGGTGGCATATGGGGCCAGAGATGATGCATGGAATTCTAGTAAAGCTGCAGACAACTGGGGTAAAGCAGCTGATTTACACATGGAACAGATTACACCATTGAGAAAAGCAACAGTTGGTGAGAAGGCTATTGATGAAGGTCGAGATGGTGATTGTTCAAAAGATACAGATGGTTGGAACAGAACTTCATTCAAAAGCAGTCCTGGAATTGATGGATGTGAGAAAGCAAAAGAACTTCCAAGCATGGATGCTGGTGGGAGCTGGGACAAAGCAGAGAGCAACAAGGATAAAGGTAAAGGTGTCagttgggataacccaagtagttGGGCATGCCCTGAAGTTGTTAGCAATGATAAAGCAAATGTGTGGGACATCAAGGGCAAAGGAGTGGTTAGAAATGAAGAGGATGTTTGGGGCAAGTCTTCCAAATCTCAAGAGAACAAAAATGAAAGTAAAGATTGGGGAAGCAATTCAAGCCAAAATAGAGAAGAAGATTACAAGTTCATTGGTGGAAGCAAAGCTAACAATTGGGATGCTGCCGCATCTCATTGGACCCAATCAGCAGCACATGGAGGCCAGAGTACCAGCTGGGATAAAGCAAATGATCCACATAGTGGTCAATCTGATAACTGGGGaaaggcaagagagaaaaatgaaGCTGAAGCTGGTGGTTGGAGTAAAACTGGATTCTCTAGCCAAATTCAAAATGCCAGATGGGATCAAACAAAATCTTTTGGCGGAGATAATGCATCCAACTGGAGCAAAGGAATAGACAATGAAGATGCTTTCAGAAATGGTAGGTCGGACAACTGGAACAAACCAAGAAATTTTGAAGGGGGTCGTGGATTTGGTCGGGGAAGAGGAGGGGGTCGAAATGCAGGTGGAAGTGGAAATAGAGATCAAGATGGCAACTGGAACAAACCAATGGAGCGTGAGGGGGGTCCAAGATCCGGTTGGGGTAGAGGAAGGGATGGAAATAATGAAGCTGGTGGAGGTAGAGGTCAAGATAGCAATTGGAATCGGCAAAGAGATTTTGGTGGTGGTACGGGATCAAGCTGGGAAAGAGGAAGCGGTCATTCTGGAGCAAGAGGAGGTAGAGGTCAAGGTGATAAGTGGAATGGACCAGAAAAGGAACGGGGATTGGGATCTTCTAGGGGAGGAGGTTGGGGTCGAAATGGAGAAACTGGGGATGAGAGGAATGAATCTGATGGTAGACAGTCTTATGGACGGGGGCGTGGTTGGATTCGCTCTTCTAATGGGAAAGAAGAGCAGGAAAACTTTGGGGATGGAACTTTTCCAAAAGCTTCAACATTTAATTGGGCCAATGATCAAAGTCTTGGGTGGGGTAAATTGGATAAAGGTAAATCTTTTCATGCAGGTGGCTCATCTAGCTGGAGCACACAGTCCGCGGACTGGAGCAAGGATGGAGCAAGCAACAAATGGAACAGTCCCGACTCCAGTTGGAATCCAGGAGCATCTGTCAAAAAGGCAGCTGGAGGTGGAGGTAACTGGAATGCAACTGATCCTGGTAGAAGTCATTCATCTGGTTGGGATAAGTGTTCTTCTGGTAATGAGCAAGCTGGTAAAGCTGGAGTAGCTGCTGAAGGGGGATGGAACAGTTCGAAACCTTCTGGTAAGGAGCATTCTTTTGGGTGGGATGACAAGATTTTAGCTGGAGATGAAGCTGGTAAAAAGACAGTTGGAGGTAACAATGGAGGAAACAATTGGAACACCACCAAATCAGCTGGTGGTGGTCAGTCATCTGCTTGGGATAAATCCTCATCTGGAAATGAGGAAGCTGTAGCTGCTGAGATTTCAAGCAAAGCCAAAGAAGATGAAGGTAGTGGACGTCAGGGGAGCAGCTGGGAGAAAGCTGCGGCAGGAAGGGCCAAATCTAAAGATGGAAGTGCAGGTAGAGGAGGGTGGTAG